CCTACATCCTCATCGCCAACTCCAAGGTCACCAACGTCAAGGACCTGCTCCCGCTCCTGGAGAAGGTCATGCAGGGCGGCAAGCCGCTGCTGATCATCGCCGAGGACGTCGAGGGCGAGGCCCTGTCGACTCTGGTCGTCAACAAGATCCGTGGCACCTTCAAGTCCGTCGCCGTCAAGGCCCCGGGCTTCGGTGACCGCCGCAAGGCCATGCTCGGCGACATCGCCATCCTCACGGGCGGCGAGGTCATCTCCGAGGAGGTCGGCCTCAAGCTGGAGAACGCGACCCTGGACCTCCTGGGCCGCGCTCGCAAGGTCGTCATCACCAAGGACGAGACGACGATCGTCGACGGCGCCGGTGACACCGACCAGGTCCAGGGCCGGGTCAACCAGATCCGTGCCGAGATCGAGAACAGCGACTCGGACTACGACCGCGAGAAGCTCCAGGAGCGCCTGGCGAAGCTCGCGGGCGGCGTGGCCGTCATCAAGGCCGGTGCCGCGACCGAGGTCGAGCTCAAGGAGCGCAAGCACCGCATCGAGGACGCCGTTCGCAACGCGAAGGCGGCCGTCGAGGAGGGCATCGTCGCCGGTGGTGGCGTGGCCCTGCTGCAGGCCTCCTCGGTCTTCGAGAAGCTGGAGCTGGAGGGTGACGAGGCGACCGGCGCCAACGCCGTGAAGCTCGCGCTGGAGGCCCCGCTCAAGCAGATCGCCGTCAACGGCGGCCTTGAGGGCGGCGTCGTCGTGGAGAAGGTCCGCAACCTCGCGGTCGGCCACGGCCTCAACGCCGCGACCGGTGAGTACGTCGACATGATCGCCTCCGGCATCATCGACCCGGCGAAGGTCACGCGTTCCGCCCTGCAGAACGCCGCCTCCATCGCCGCGCTCTTCCTCACCACCGAGGCCGTCATCGCCGACAAGCCGGAGAAGTCCGCCGCGCCCGCCGGTGGCGGTATGCCGGGCGGTGACATGGACTTCTGATCGCCCCCGGCCCGTGAGGGCCCGGTCGATCATCGTCCTTCAGTACCGAGGGCGGCACTCCCTGGACGCAGGGGGTGCCGCCCTCGGGCGTGTCCGGGGTCACAGTGCGCGGGGGTGCGGGGCGGAATTTCCGGGACCCGAGGGGCGGTTGTGCGGAGGGACGCTATATGCGTGCGCATGGAAAGCATCCCCCGCTCCCGTCTCCCCCCTTCAAGGAGTCCCCACGTGACCACCGCCTCCACCGCCTCCACCGCCTCCTCCCGGGCCGCCGAGATTCTGGCCCGCCCCGTGACGATCAACGGGCTGACCGTGCCGAACCGGATCGCCATGGCGCCGATGACGCGTGTGTTCTCGCCCGGGGGCGTGCCCGGCGCGGACGTGGCCTCGTACTACGGGCGGCGGGCCGCCGCGGGCGTCGGGCTGATCGTGACCGAGGGGACGTACGTCGGGCACGAGACGGCCGGTGACCTCGACGGGGTGCCCCGGTTCGCCGGGGAGGAGCAGCTCGCCGGGTGGGCGAAGGTCGCGGAGGCCGTGCACGCCGGGGGCGGCACGATCGTCCCGCAGCTGTGGCACATCGGGACCGTCCGGCAGCAGGGCAAGCTCTTCCCCGAGGCCCCCGTCCTCGGCCCGTCCGGGCTGCGGCCCGACGGCACCGAGGCGGCCGGCGGCCGGGCCATGACCCAGGCCGACATCGACGAGGTCGTCGAGGCCTTCGCCAAGTCCGCCGCCGAGGCCGAGCGCATCGGCATGGACGGCGTCGAGATCCACGGCGCCCACGGCTACCTCATCGACCAGTTCCTCTGGGCGGGCACCAACCGCCGCACCGACGCCTACGGCGGTGACCTCGTCGCCCGTACGAAGTTCGCGGCGGAGGTCGTGGCGGCCGTACGGGACTCGGTGTCGGCCGACTTCCCCGTGATCTTCCGCTACTCGCAGTGGAAGCAGGAGGCGTACGACGCGCGCCTCGCCGAGACGCCCGAGGAGCTGGAGGCGCTGCTGAACCCGCTGGTGGCGGCCGGTGTCGACGCGTTCCACGCATCCACGCGCCGCTACTGGCAGGCGGAGTTCGAGGGGTCCGAGCTGAACCTCGCGGGCTGGACGAAGAAGCTCACCGGCAAGCCCACCATCACGGTCGGCTCGGTCGGTCTGGACGGGGAGTTCCTCGCCGCGTTCGCCGGTGAGGGCGCGACGCTGAAGGGGATCGACGACCTGCTGAACGGTCTGGAGGCCGAGGAGTACGACCTCGTCGCCGTGGGCCGCGCGCTGCTCCAGGACCCCGAGTGGGCGGCGAAGGTGCTCGACGGCCGCTTCGGCGAGCTGAAGGCGTTCGAGCCGGCGGCGCTGGGGTCGCTCAGCTGAGGCCGGGAACCCCGCGGGGGTCGACCTCAGTTGATTGATTCAGGCAAGCTTATGGATGGGCCTGAATCAGCCGGGCGCCCGTGCGCCCGGCAGTGAGGAGTCGACGATGGCGGCAGTTGACAGTCTTGTCGTACGCACCGCGGCCGGTGCCGTGCGGGGCCGGGCGGAGGACGGGCTCACCGTCTTCCGGGGCATCCCGTTCGCCGAACCCCCGGTGGGGGAGGCCCGGTTCGCGGCGCCCCGGCCGGTGTCCGCGTGGGAGGGGACCCGGGAGGCGTACGCCTTCGGGCCGCCGCCCCCGCAGGACCTGGGCATCCAGGGTCGTACGGGCACACTGGACGCGCCCACCGGCGACGACTGGCTGACCGTCAACGTCTGGACGCCCGACGCGGACCCGGCCGCCCGCCGCCCGGTGATGGTGTGGATCTACGGCGGCGCCTACAAGCTCGGCCACTCCGGCAGCCCCGGCTACGACGCGCGGCATCTCGCGCGCGCCGGTGACCTGGTCGTCGTCACCTTCAACCACCGCGTCGGCATCGAGGGGTTCGCGAGCCTCGACGGGGCGCCCGCGAACCGGGGGCTGCTGGACCAGGTCGCCGCGCTGGAGTGGGTGCGGGACAACATCACCGCGTTCGGCGGGGACCCCGGGCAGGTCACGGTCTTCGGGGAGTCGGCGGGCGCGGGGTCGGTCGCCTCGCTGCTGGCCATGCCGCGCGCCCGGGGCCTGTTCCGGCGGGCCATCGCGCAGAGCGTGCCCGGCACGTTCTTCTCCGACGCGCTCGCCCGGGACATCGCGGCCGAGATCGCCAAGGAGGCCGGGCTGCCCCCGACGGCCGCCGCGCTGTCCGCCGTCGACCCGCGCCGGCTCACCTCGGCGGGCGAGGCGCTGGGCGCGAGGATGGCGCGGTACGAGGACCGCTGGGGCCAGGCGGCGCCCACGGTCACGCCGTTCTCGCCGGTCGTCGACGGGGAGATACTGCCCCGCACGCCCTGGGAGGCGCTCGCGGCGGGCGAGGCCCGGGACGTGGAGCTGATGGTCGGTCACAACCGTGACGAGTTCCAGCTGTTCCTGGTCCTCGGCGGGCAGCTCGACAGGATCGGCGAGGACCGGGCTGACTGGGCGCTGCGGATGTTCGCGCCGGGCCCGGACGGCGCGCGCGCCTATCGCGCGGCCTACCCGGACGCCACGCCGAGCGCGCTCTACGCCCGCGTGCAGACGGACTGGCTGTTCAACATGCCCACCCTGCATCTGGCCGAGGCGCAGCTCGCGGGTGGCGGCCGGGCGCACGTCTACGAACTGACCTGGCCGGCCCCGGGCTACGGAGGTGTGCTCGGCGCGTGCCACGGCCTGGACATCCCGCTGCTGTTCGGTACGTACGAGGCGGACCTCGGCAATCTGCTGTTCGCGGGCAGCGGGGTCCCGCCGGAGGCCAAGGCGCTCACGGACCAGTTCCAGACGGCGTGGACGGCGTTCGCGCGGACGGGGGAGCCGGGGTGGCCGGCGTACGAGACGGCAGGTGACGGCGGGGGCGACAGTGGGGACGGGGTCCGGCTGACGCGGGTGCTGGATGTGGAGCCCGAGGTGAGGCCGTATCCGGACGAGGTCTCGCGGCGGCTGTGGGAGGGGCACGAGTTCGCGGCGCTGCCGCTGCGCTGAGCGGGACGGCCGGGTCAGCCGGCGTGGGCGTGGGGGCGTGGGGACGGTTGTTGTGACATCGCCGCACGGATCTGGGCCGCGTGGGTGTGGACCGCCGTGGCTGGGAGGGGCGCGTTGGGGCGGGTGGGGGCGCGCTCGCCCCGGCACGCGCCGCAGACGCCGCCCGGGAGGGCTTCCGGGCGGCCCGGGGCGCGGCAGTGGGCGCATTCGAGCATGCGGAGGGGTGGGGGTGGGGTCGGTTCCGGTTCGGGGTTCCGTACCTGTACCGGTTCTGGTTCCGGCGGGAGTTTGTCGCGCAGGCGGGTGCGGATGAGGGCCGCCGGGCTGTGGACGGGGGTGGGCAGGCCGGCGGTCAGGGCCCGTCGGATGTGCTCCTCGGTGGCGCCGCGCTCGAACCACGGGGTCAGCAGCGGTGCCAGGGCCACGCAGTCGGCCTGGGAGAGCGACAGGGCCGGGGTCGTACGGCCGAGGGCCGCGAGGAGGATCACGGCGCGGGAGCGGGTGGGCGGCGGTTTGTACGACTCCTCGGGTACGTCACCCCGCGTGAAGCTCGCCCACCAGGTGTCGTCCCGCGCGGTCCGGGTGAACCACGTTCGGGTGATCCAGTGCGAGGTGCCCGACTTGGCGGTCAGGTGTTCGCGTCCTCTCCTCAAGTGCCCCGCGTCCTGGAGCCTGTTGAGGGCGGTCCGCAGCGCGCACTGGCCGTACGGCAGCTCCTTGGCCAGTGTCTTTACGCTGATGTCGGCGCCGTCGGGGAGGCGGTCGAGGTATGCGGCGATGGCTGCTTCGCGGGGCGGGAGGTCGGCGAAGTCATGGGCCGTCCGGGGGAGTTGTCCGGGGGCGGTGCGTTTGCCGTAGCCGGGGGCGGCGAGGGGGTGGGGGTGCGGAGGGTGCGGGTCCGCGTGCGCGGGCAGAGCGGCGCCACTAAGGTTGGCATCAGCCATGGGATCGAACTCGTCTTTCGATCTTGTAGGTCAAGCCCCCGCAGGTGTTGGTAGCACCGGGCGGGGGCTGTTTTGTCTGCGGGCACCGTATCAGCATCGTCACCGTGCGTGGCAAGTCGAACGCGGCAAGTCAACTCGCCGGGTGGGAGGGTGGGTTGAGGCCCATCTCCCATTCCTTGAAAAGAGGGCTCGATGCTGGAGACTTGAGCTTCGGGGATGCATTCGGGGGTGCTGATGGGCGACAGACGTGTGCGGAAGATGTTGCGGAAGATGGAGAGCGGGGAGCCCGTACGGCTGGTGTACGGCATGTCGACGATGAAGGGGCTCAGCCGGCTCGCCTTCGTCGCCGGGCAGTTCGGGTACGAGTACGCGGACCTCAACATCGCGGCCGACAACAAGATGTCGTTGAGCATCGTGCCCGACCCGAGCCCCGAGGGTCGGGAGCGTGCCGCGCGGAACCGGGCGCGTTATCCCGACGCGCGGGACGGGGGCGCGTTGCCGCCCGTCGTGCCCGAGGAGGCCGAACTCCTCAGGGCCCGCATGGTGTTCGACCTGGGCCATCAGTACACGGACAAGCAGCGGGCGGCCCTCGCGGGGTTCGGCTTCACCGGGCTGTCCGTCGGCCTCGGGCTCGCGTTCGCGGACAGCGGCCTCGGGTTCGCCGTCGGGGGCGGCAGCTGGGCCGTGTTCATGGCGTTCACGTGGTTCGGGCTCGGCGCGAACCGTCGTCGCAACGTCGAGTACACCGCCCGCCTGGAGGCCGCCGGTTTCACGCCGACGACCGACCAGGGCGGGCGGCTGCGGTACCTGCCACCGGGGAGACAGCTGCCGGGGCACGGCAACCCGTTCGCCTAGCGGCCAGGGGGCTCAGCCCATGCTCTTCGCACCGTCCAGGGCTTCGCGGATGATGTCCGCGTGACCGGCGTGCTGGGCGGTCTCGCCCGCGACGCGTTCAGGTCGGGCAGCGTGGCGACGAGTGCGTCGGTGCGGTCGCTCACCTCGGCGTACTCCGCGAGTACGCCGGTCAGCGTCTCGCCGGGCAGCATCCGGAACTCGTCGGCGCGCTTCGCCCAGTCCGCCTCGGTCAGCTCGGTGAAGTCGGGCATCGTCGAGGGCCCGTCCACGATGAACGCGGCCCAGCCCCGCTCCACCGCCGTGACGTGCCTGATCAGACCGCCGGGCCTCTTGGGCGAGTCAGTCGCGCTTCAGGTCTTCGACGAACGAGACCCAGGCCTCCGGCCGGAACACGAGCGCCGGGCCGGGGTTTTTGGAGTCCCGCACGGGGATGTGGGGGCGGTGGGGGTGGGCGACGGTGGCTTCGAGGCAGTTGCCGCCGTCGCCACCGCTGTGCGTCGACTTGCGCCAGCGGGCGACTTCCAGACAGTCGTCATTCGCGCTGCCGCTGTAGCTCGACTTGTGCCATGCGGCGCCGCTCAGGTCGCGCTCATGGAAGTTCTTCATGCGTGTAATCCTGGGCCACGGTTTCCAGCATGGCTAGGGACTTCTCCGGCGAGAGCGAGACTGCTGTGAGGAACTCGTGGGTGCGACGCTGATACCGGACGGTGGCGGGATCGTCCTCCAGGCGTCCAGACCCGACGCCCTCGAAGTACAGCAGCGTCGGGGCGTCCGCGAAGTCCATCAGCTTGATAGAGCCTTCCATCGCGGCGTGGGCTCCCGCGTCGAACGGCAGTACCTGCAAGATGATCCGGTTGCAGCGGGCCAGGGCGGCGATGTGGCGCAGGGCTTCCGCCATCACTGCTGGTCCGCCTGTCACGCGACGGATGATCGCCTCGTCCAGCACGGCCCAAAACAGCGGACTTGTTTCACCTTCGAGGATGCGGGCCCGCCTGATCCGGCGTTTCACCTTGGCTTCGATCACCTCCTCCGAAGCTGTGGGGGCGTACGCGC
The Streptomyces griseiscabiei DNA segment above includes these coding regions:
- the groL gene encoding chaperonin GroEL (60 kDa chaperone family; promotes refolding of misfolded polypeptides especially under stressful conditions; forms two stacked rings of heptamers to form a barrel-shaped 14mer; ends can be capped by GroES; misfolded proteins enter the barrel where they are refolded when GroES binds), coding for MAKIIAFDEEARRGLERGMNQLADAVKVTLGPKGRNVVLEKKWGAPTITNDGVSIAKEIELEDPYEKIGAELVKEVAKKTDDVAGDGTTTATVLAQALVKEGLRNVAAGANPMALKRGIEKAVEAVSGALLDQAKEVETKEQIASTASISAADTQIGELIAEAMDKVGKEGVITVEESQTFGLELELTEGMRFDKGYISAYFATDMERMEAVLEDPYILIANSKVTNVKDLLPLLEKVMQGGKPLLIIAEDVEGEALSTLVVNKIRGTFKSVAVKAPGFGDRRKAMLGDIAILTGGEVISEEVGLKLENATLDLLGRARKVVITKDETTIVDGAGDTDQVQGRVNQIRAEIENSDSDYDREKLQERLAKLAGGVAVIKAGAATEVELKERKHRIEDAVRNAKAAVEEGIVAGGGVALLQASSVFEKLELEGDEATGANAVKLALEAPLKQIAVNGGLEGGVVVEKVRNLAVGHGLNAATGEYVDMIASGIIDPAKVTRSALQNAASIAALFLTTEAVIADKPEKSAAPAGGGMPGGDMDF
- a CDS encoding NADH:flavin oxidoreductase — protein: MTTASTASTASSRAAEILARPVTINGLTVPNRIAMAPMTRVFSPGGVPGADVASYYGRRAAAGVGLIVTEGTYVGHETAGDLDGVPRFAGEEQLAGWAKVAEAVHAGGGTIVPQLWHIGTVRQQGKLFPEAPVLGPSGLRPDGTEAAGGRAMTQADIDEVVEAFAKSAAEAERIGMDGVEIHGAHGYLIDQFLWAGTNRRTDAYGGDLVARTKFAAEVVAAVRDSVSADFPVIFRYSQWKQEAYDARLAETPEELEALLNPLVAAGVDAFHASTRRYWQAEFEGSELNLAGWTKKLTGKPTITVGSVGLDGEFLAAFAGEGATLKGIDDLLNGLEAEEYDLVAVGRALLQDPEWAAKVLDGRFGELKAFEPAALGSLS
- a CDS encoding carboxylesterase/lipase family protein, with product MAAVDSLVVRTAAGAVRGRAEDGLTVFRGIPFAEPPVGEARFAAPRPVSAWEGTREAYAFGPPPPQDLGIQGRTGTLDAPTGDDWLTVNVWTPDADPAARRPVMVWIYGGAYKLGHSGSPGYDARHLARAGDLVVVTFNHRVGIEGFASLDGAPANRGLLDQVAALEWVRDNITAFGGDPGQVTVFGESAGAGSVASLLAMPRARGLFRRAIAQSVPGTFFSDALARDIAAEIAKEAGLPPTAAALSAVDPRRLTSAGEALGARMARYEDRWGQAAPTVTPFSPVVDGEILPRTPWEALAAGEARDVELMVGHNRDEFQLFLVLGGQLDRIGEDRADWALRMFAPGPDGARAYRAAYPDATPSALYARVQTDWLFNMPTLHLAEAQLAGGGRAHVYELTWPAPGYGGVLGACHGLDIPLLFGTYEADLGNLLFAGSGVPPEAKALTDQFQTAWTAFARTGEPGWPAYETAGDGGGDSGDGVRLTRVLDVEPEVRPYPDEVSRRLWEGHEFAALPLR
- a CDS encoding DUF397 domain-containing protein translates to MKNFHERDLSGAAWHKSSYSGSANDDCLEVARWRKSTHSGGDGGNCLEATVAHPHRPHIPVRDSKNPGPALVFRPEAWVSFVEDLKRD
- a CDS encoding helix-turn-helix domain-containing protein → MPGPKDLDPSSSPRALLGAELRHAREKAGLSQEELGQQLFVSGTFVGQLEAATRRLKPDIARLIDVALDTGDFFSRNCMAVAKSHYPEHFTEASEAEAAATEIRQYEPTVIPGLLQTPAYAQAVFRAYAPTASEEVIEAKVKRRIRRARILEGETSPLFWAVLDEAIIRRVTGGPAVMAEALRHIAALARCNRIILQVLPFDAGAHAAMEGSIKLMDFADAPTLLYFEGVGSGRLEDDPATVRYQRRTHEFLTAVSLSPEKSLAMLETVAQDYTHEELP